The Amycolatopsis jiangsuensis nucleotide sequence CGGTGACCACCACCCGCCCGCCTGGGATGTCCACTGTGGACTCCCCGGCGTCGGTGCCCGCCAGGTGCAGTGCGGCGGCCACCGCGGCCACCGTGCCGGTGCCGCAGGCGCGGGTCTCCCCCACGCCGCGCTCGTGCACGCGCATCCGCAACGCACCGTCGCCGAGCAGGTTGACGAATTCCAGGTTCACCCCCGCCGGGAACACGTCGTGATCGAAATCGGGCTGCTCGCGCAGGTCCAGGCCGGCCACGTCGTCATTCAGGACGGACACCAGGTGCGGGTTGCCGACGTCGACGGCCACCCCGGAGAACGGCCGCCCGGCCACCACGGTGACCGAGGTGCCGGTGATCGTGGCCGGTCCCATGTGCACGGTGACGGAACGGTCCGGGTGCACGGTGACCGGCCGGTCCCCCGCCCGGCTGCCCACGGTGAACTCCCCCTGCGCGGCGAGTCCGGAGTCGACCAGGTAGCGGGCGAAGACCCGCACGCCGTTGCCGCACATCTCGGCGATCGAGCCATCGGCGTTGCGGTAGTCCATGAACCACTCGCCGTCGGATTCCACGCCGAGCGCACTCGCCCGCACCACGCGCAGCACGCCGTCGGCTCCCAGCCCGCGCTGCCGGTCGCACAGCGCCGCGACGCGCTCCGGCGTCAGGTCCAGCCGGCCGGCCGGATCGGGCAGCAGCACGAAGTCGTTCTGCGTGCCGTGGCCCTTCAGGAACTCGATACCGCCCATGGCTCCAGGTTACTGGGCGAGCACGGTGAGAACCCGCGCGGCCAGGTCCGGTTCCGCACCGTCGAACCACCGGATCCGCTGGTCCCGGCGGAACCACGAGCGCTGCCGGCGCACGAACCGGCGAGTGGCCTGCGCGGTCGCCGCGGCGGCCGCGGGGAAATCACCCGCGCCGTCCAGCTCCGCGAGCACCTGCTGGTAGCCGAGCGCCCGCGAAGCGGTCTTCCCCTCCCGCAGGCCACGGCCGGCCAGCTCGCGGACCTCGGCCACCAGCCCGGCCGCGAACATCCGCTCCACCCGCAGGTCGACGCGCTCGTCGAGAGCGGCGGGCTCGCGGTCCACCCCGATCAGCACGGTCCCGTAGCGAGCGGGCCCCGGCTTCGGCAGGTTCGCCGAGAAGGGTTCGCCGGTGATCTCGATGACCTCGAGTGCCCGCACGATCCGGCGCGTGTTCGTGGGCAGGATCGCGGCCGCCGCGGCCGGATCCCGCTCGGCCAGGCGCGAGTGCAGCGCTGCGGTGCCGAGGCCTGCCGCCTCCTCGTCGAGCCTGGCCCGGATCGCCGGATCGGTGCCGGGAAACCGCAGATCGTCGAGCACCGCCTGCACGTAGAGCCCGGAACCACCGGTCAGGACCGGCACCCGCCCCGCCGCGCGAATCCGCTCGATCGTGCGCCGGGCGGCATGCTGGTAGGCGGCCACCGACGCCGTCTCGGTCACGTCGAGGACATCCAGCAGGTGGTGCGGTACCCCCCGGCGTTCCTCCCGGGTCGCCTTGGCCGTGCCGAGGTCCATCCCGCGGTAGAGCTGGAGCGCGTCGGCGTTCACGACCTCGCCGCCCAGCGCGAGGGCCAGCTCCACGGCCAGCGCCGTCTTCCCGGTGGCGGTGGGGCCGACGACGGCCACCGGAACCGGCGGCTGAGCAGGGCTGATCACGCTGGCGAAGGGTACCCGGCCGGGCCGGGACACGGGCACGGAGCGTCCGGGCGAAGTAGGATCAACGGCTTCAGGCGGCTCATCGGAGTACCACGGCGGGCGCTGAGCTGCTTGAATGCCGCTGGGGCACTTTCGCCCCCGCACGAGAAGCGCAACCCGGCCCCGCTCCCGCGGCGGGGCGCCCGCACCAGCGGGCGTACAGGCGATAAGGAGCCTGCGATGGCCCAGGAGAACACGTCCCCCGGCACCCCGGCACCGCACCCGGTACCGCACGCGCACCACGCCGGCCCTGCCGCACCGGCCGTGCCGTCCGCCGAAACCGCCCCGGCCACCTGGGGACGGATCGACGAGGAGGGCACCGTCTACGTCTTCACCGCCGACGGCGAGCGGACCGTCGGGGTCTGGCAGGCCGGTACGCCCGAGGAGGGGCTGCTGCACTACGCGCGCCGCTTCGACGACGTCCGGACCGAGGTCGAGCTGCTCGAAACGCGGCTGAAGTCCGGGGCAGGCGATCCGAAGCACGCGCTGAGCAGCGCGACGCAGCTGCGGGACGGGCTGGGTGAGTCCGCCGTGGTCGGCGACCTCGTGGCGCTCGCCGCGCGGCTCGAGTACGTGATCGGCGTCGCGGAGAAGGCGCTGGTCAACGTCAAGCAGGAGCGCGAGCAGGCGCGCAGCGCCGCCGTCTCCCGCAAGCAGGGGCTGGCCGAGGAGGCGGAGAAGATCGCCGCCGAGTCGACGCAGTGGAAAGCCGCGGGCGACCGGCTGCGCGCGATCCTGGACGAGTGGAAGACGGTCAAGGGCGTCGACCGCAAGACCGACGACGAGCTGTGGAAACGGTTCTCGAAGG carries:
- the dapF gene encoding diaminopimelate epimerase, which codes for MGGIEFLKGHGTQNDFVLLPDPAGRLDLTPERVAALCDRQRGLGADGVLRVVRASALGVESDGEWFMDYRNADGSIAEMCGNGVRVFARYLVDSGLAAQGEFTVGSRAGDRPVTVHPDRSVTVHMGPATITGTSVTVVAGRPFSGVAVDVGNPHLVSVLNDDVAGLDLREQPDFDHDVFPAGVNLEFVNLLGDGALRMRVHERGVGETRACGTGTVAAVAAALHLAGTDAGESTVDIPGGRVVVTVERGSATLSGPAELVARGELDEAWWAAAGSSAS
- the miaA gene encoding tRNA (adenosine(37)-N6)-dimethylallyltransferase MiaA, whose translation is MISPAQPPVPVAVVGPTATGKTALAVELALALGGEVVNADALQLYRGMDLGTAKATREERRGVPHHLLDVLDVTETASVAAYQHAARRTIERIRAAGRVPVLTGGSGLYVQAVLDDLRFPGTDPAIRARLDEEAAGLGTAALHSRLAERDPAAAAAILPTNTRRIVRALEVIEITGEPFSANLPKPGPARYGTVLIGVDREPAALDERVDLRVERMFAAGLVAEVRELAGRGLREGKTASRALGYQQVLAELDGAGDFPAAAAATAQATRRFVRRQRSWFRRDQRIRWFDGAEPDLAARVLTVLAQ